From the genome of Ignavibacteriales bacterium, one region includes:
- the kdpA gene encoding potassium-transporting ATPase subunit KdpA produces the protein MITTHEIIQLIFYIVVLTALAPLLGGFFAKVLKGEKSFLTPVFGKVESFIYKFSRINPSEEMDWKVYTFALMAFNLFGILFLIVIQLIQSYLPLNPQGLPNVELTLAINTAVSFVTNTNWQSYGGETTLGYFVQMIGLAVQNFVSAATAIAVLLVLIRALKTRKGNTLGNFWVDLTRSTIYILLPLAIIWALVLVSQGVVQTFSSYKEVTMLEGAKQVIPLGPAASQIAIKMLGTNGGGFFNTNSAFPFENPTPFSNFIQVLGILLISASLVFTFGRMIGSKKHAWVIYGVMLFLFVAGLSVSIYSEYSTNPIFHTSGLMEGKESRFGVANSVLWSTATTSASNGSVNAMHSSLSPLAGMITLFNMEIGEIIFGGVGCGLYGILLFVFLTVFIAGLMIGRTPEYLGKKIESREVKWSIVAILLPSAVILLFSAIAMKTTAGLSSLANAGPHGYSEILYAFSSAAGNNGSAFAGLNANTTFYNLMMALGMFIGRFGVLIPVMIISGSLVKKNITPASSGTLSTENFLFGLLLVGVILIVGALTFFPALSFGPIIEHLLMGQGITF, from the coding sequence ATGATAACGACACATGAAATAATTCAGTTAATTTTTTACATAGTTGTTTTAACGGCACTAGCGCCTTTGTTGGGCGGCTTCTTCGCAAAAGTATTAAAAGGGGAGAAAAGTTTTTTGACCCCGGTATTCGGAAAAGTTGAATCGTTTATTTATAAATTCTCCAGAATTAATCCATCAGAAGAGATGGATTGGAAGGTGTATACTTTTGCATTGATGGCTTTCAATCTTTTCGGAATATTATTTTTGATAGTAATTCAGCTAATTCAATCGTATCTGCCGTTAAATCCGCAAGGACTTCCGAATGTCGAACTAACACTTGCAATAAACACTGCTGTTAGTTTTGTAACAAATACTAACTGGCAGTCTTATGGTGGAGAAACAACGCTGGGATATTTTGTTCAAATGATCGGATTAGCAGTTCAAAATTTTGTAAGCGCAGCAACTGCAATTGCCGTTTTGTTAGTTTTAATACGCGCTCTGAAAACTAGAAAAGGAAATACGCTTGGAAATTTCTGGGTGGACTTAACCCGCTCAACAATTTATATACTTTTACCGCTGGCTATAATTTGGGCTTTAGTATTAGTCAGCCAAGGAGTTGTACAAACTTTTTCTTCTTATAAAGAAGTAACGATGCTTGAAGGAGCTAAGCAGGTAATTCCTTTGGGTCCGGCAGCGTCTCAGATCGCAATAAAAATGTTGGGAACAAATGGCGGAGGTTTTTTTAATACAAACAGCGCGTTCCCATTCGAAAATCCAACACCATTTTCAAATTTCATCCAAGTGCTTGGAATACTTTTAATCTCTGCATCTTTAGTATTTACTTTCGGCAGAATGATCGGTTCGAAAAAACATGCATGGGTAATTTACGGTGTTATGCTTTTCCTTTTTGTTGCGGGATTGTCTGTTTCGATCTACTCGGAATATTCAACTAATCCAATATTTCATACAAGCGGATTGATGGAAGGAAAAGAATCCCGCTTCGGAGTAGCCAACAGTGTCCTCTGGTCAACTGCTACAACATCTGCATCGAATGGTTCGGTTAATGCGATGCACAGCAGTTTATCTCCTCTTGCAGGAATGATCACACTATTTAATATGGAGATTGGTGAAATTATTTTCGGCGGAGTCGGATGTGGTCTCTACGGAATATTGCTTTTTGTATTTCTTACTGTTTTTATCGCGGGATTAATGATTGGTAGAACTCCAGAATATTTGGGTAAGAAGATCGAATCGAGAGAAGTGAAATGGTCGATTGTTGCAATACTATTGCCAAGTGCAGTTATCCTTCTCTTTTCAGCAATCGCAATGAAAACTACTGCAGGATTATCAAGTCTCGCTAATGCAGGACCGCATGGTTATTCTGAAATACTTTATGCTTTTTCTTCCGCGGCTGGAAACAACGGCAGTGCATTCGCAGGATTAAATGCTAACACCACGTTTTATAATTTAATGATGGCACTCGGAATGTTCATCGGTAGATTCGGTGTGCTGATTCCGGTGATGATTATTTCCGGAAGTCTCGTGAAGAAAAATATTACACCCGCTTCATCTGGAACTCTTTCAACAGAAAATTTTCTGTTTGGTCTTCTACTAGTTGGCGTAATTCTAATTGTTGGAGCGTTGACTTTCTTCCCGGCGTTATCGTTCGGTCCCATTATCGAGCATCTGCTTATGGGGCAGGGAATTACTTTTTAA
- the kdpB gene encoding potassium-transporting ATPase subunit KdpB has translation MNSNKSISRKLFDKKIITQAIIDSFKKLNPKFLVKNPVMFIVAVGALLSTIFFFKNIFIGTFSGFNLQIIIWLWFTVLFANFAEAVAEGRGKAQSENLRKTRTLTIARKLSNGKEINVSAVELRIGDLVVCEAGNIIPSDGVVIEGAASIDESALTGESAPVIRESGDDRSVVTGGTRVISDRIVIKITADPGGTYLDKMISLVESAKRKKTPNEIALSTLIAGFNLVFLLVVLTIRVFIEYHQTGSVNVSDIVSVPVLVALLVCLIPTTIGGLLSAIGISGMDRLLGHNVIAMSGRAVEAAGDIDVLLLDKTGTITLGNRMASVFIPVKGVSNESLADAAQLSSLSDETPEGRSIVVLAKEKFGLRGRDISKLDAHFIPFSAQTRMSGVDIHPSNGESKRIIRKGSADAIKKYVESNGGIFSPDVQQIVDNFSKAGSTPLVVAENFEVLGVIELKDIVKGGIKERFAQLRKMGIKTVMITGDNPLTATAIAAEAGVDDFIAEAKPEDKLKRIREEQTGGRMVGMIGDGTNDAPALAQADVGIAMNSGTQAAREAGNMIDLDSNPTKLIEVVEIGKQLLMTRGSLTTFSIANDVAKYFAIIPAISTFLYATHFTDGPLSALNIMKLATPQSAILSAVIFNALIIVLLIPLALKGVKYRPQGAAAILRRNIWVYGVGGLIVPFIGIKLIDLFINAIKLV, from the coding sequence ATGAACTCAAATAAATCTATCAGTAGGAAACTTTTCGACAAAAAAATAATTACCCAAGCTATAATAGATTCTTTCAAGAAGCTGAATCCAAAATTTTTAGTAAAGAATCCTGTTATGTTTATTGTAGCTGTTGGTGCTCTTCTTTCAACGATATTCTTTTTTAAAAATATTTTCATCGGTACTTTCTCAGGATTCAATCTGCAAATAATTATTTGGCTTTGGTTCACTGTTTTGTTTGCCAATTTTGCAGAAGCTGTTGCAGAGGGAAGAGGAAAAGCTCAGTCAGAAAACCTCCGAAAAACCCGCACTCTAACAATTGCCAGAAAGTTATCTAACGGCAAAGAAATAAATGTTTCTGCAGTTGAACTTCGAATCGGTGATCTTGTTGTTTGTGAAGCGGGAAATATTATTCCGTCCGATGGAGTTGTAATAGAAGGTGCGGCAAGTATTGATGAATCTGCTCTAACCGGTGAATCCGCTCCGGTAATACGAGAAAGCGGCGACGATAGGAGCGTTGTTACCGGCGGAACAAGAGTTATCAGCGATAGAATAGTAATTAAAATTACTGCCGATCCAGGTGGAACTTATTTAGACAAAATGATTTCACTTGTTGAAAGTGCAAAACGTAAAAAAACTCCAAACGAAATTGCACTCTCCACCCTTATCGCCGGATTCAACCTTGTATTTTTACTTGTCGTTCTAACTATAAGAGTTTTTATTGAATACCATCAGACAGGTTCTGTGAATGTTAGTGATATTGTTTCTGTACCGGTTCTTGTTGCACTTTTAGTTTGTTTGATCCCTACTACAATCGGTGGTTTGTTAAGCGCGATTGGTATCAGCGGTATGGATCGATTACTGGGTCATAATGTAATAGCCATGAGCGGAAGAGCAGTTGAAGCTGCTGGCGATATAGATGTTCTCCTTCTTGATAAGACCGGTACAATCACATTAGGGAATAGAATGGCTTCCGTATTCATTCCTGTAAAAGGGGTATCTAATGAAAGTTTAGCGGACGCAGCTCAGCTTTCTTCTTTATCCGATGAAACACCTGAAGGAAGATCTATTGTAGTTCTTGCAAAGGAAAAATTCGGTTTGAGAGGAAGAGACATTTCAAAATTGGATGCACATTTTATTCCGTTCAGCGCTCAAACGAGAATGAGCGGTGTGGATATTCATCCTTCGAACGGTGAATCAAAAAGAATTATACGTAAAGGTTCGGCGGATGCAATCAAAAAATATGTTGAGAGCAACGGCGGAATTTTTAGTCCCGATGTTCAGCAGATAGTAGACAATTTTTCCAAAGCCGGTTCTACGCCGCTTGTAGTTGCGGAAAATTTTGAAGTGCTCGGAGTTATCGAACTAAAAGATATTGTAAAAGGCGGTATAAAAGAACGGTTTGCACAGTTGAGAAAAATGGGAATCAAAACAGTCATGATAACCGGCGATAATCCGCTTACAGCAACAGCAATTGCGGCAGAAGCAGGAGTAGATGATTTTATAGCTGAAGCTAAACCTGAAGATAAACTAAAACGTATCCGTGAAGAACAAACCGGCGGCAGAATGGTAGGTATGATCGGCGACGGAACGAATGATGCACCGGCACTTGCTCAAGCCGATGTCGGTATAGCAATGAACAGCGGAACGCAGGCTGCACGCGAAGCAGGTAACATGATTGATCTCGATAGTAATCCGACAAAGCTTATTGAAGTTGTAGAAATCGGCAAACAGTTATTAATGACGCGCGGCTCCCTCACAACATTCAGTATAGCGAATGACGTGGCAAAATATTTTGCCATCATTCCGGCAATATCAACTTTCCTTTACGCAACACATTTTACGGATGGGCCGCTTTCAGCTCTTAATATAATGAAACTTGCAACTCCTCAAAGCGCAATATTAAGCGCAGTAATTTTTAATGCGTTGATTATTGTCCTTTTAATTCCGCTGGCTCTTAAAGGTGTAAAATACAGACCGCAGGGAGCCGCGGCTATCTTAAGAAGAAATATTTGGGTCTATGGTGTTGGAGGATTGATCGTTCCGTTCATCGGAATAAAATTAATAGACTTATTCATAAATGCAATTAAATTGGTCTGA
- the kdpC gene encoding potassium-transporting ATPase subunit KdpC, producing MKKQLLITIKYFAAITIVTGIIYPLFITLISIIVFPGKASGSLIEKDGKIIGSELIGQKFESDKYFWSRPSAIDYNPAPSGGSNLGPTSAKLKQLYEDRMKTFVEKNTVKDASTIPNEMFFASASGVDPHISPLSAMLQVERVAKARNFDNSKKEKLIQLINSLTEKPQFGFLGNSVVNILLLNLNLDKMN from the coding sequence ATGAAAAAACAACTTTTAATTACTATAAAATATTTTGCTGCAATAACTATTGTTACCGGAATAATTTACCCGCTCTTTATCACATTAATTTCAATTATAGTTTTTCCCGGAAAAGCATCCGGCAGCTTAATTGAAAAAGACGGTAAGATAATCGGCTCAGAATTAATAGGGCAGAAATTTGAAAGCGATAAATATTTCTGGTCCCGACCGTCTGCAATCGATTATAACCCGGCGCCTTCTGGTGGGAGCAATCTTGGACCAACGAGCGCCAAGTTAAAACAACTCTACGAAGATAGAATGAAAACTTTTGTAGAAAAAAACACGGTTAAAGATGCTTCAACTATTCCGAATGAAATGTTCTTTGCATCTGCAAGCGGAGTGGATCCGCATATTTCACCTTTATCAGCAATGCTGCAGGTTGAGAGAGTTGCCAAAGCTAGAAATTTTGATAATTCAAAAAAAGAGAAATTAATTCAATTAATTAATTCGTTAACTGAAAAACCCCAGTTTGGCTTTTTGGGCAATTCGGTTGTTAATATACTTTTATTAAATTTGAACTTAGATAAAATGAATTGA
- a CDS encoding DUF4118 domain-containing protein, translating into MKETAEHRRPDPDALLAEIKRSENKKGSLKIFLGYAPGVGKTYSMLLEAHALKKRGLDTVVGYVETHKREETNALIEGLEVLPRRIIPYRDMVFEEMDVDAIIKRNPQTVLIDELAHTNISGSRHPKRYLDVKEILEHGIDVLTTVNIQHFESQNDVIEQVTGIRVQETIPDSILDEADEIKLVDVPLEELLLRLKEGKVYLPEQAKRAIENFFRKGNLNALREITLRKVATKIDSELLNYIKTKSIDKPWHVVDKIMVCVSPSPYSKQIVRRAYNMANDAGIEWFAVYVSIPKFKDLSQKEQTYLSDALNLAENLGGKIFTLSGSDIADEIINFAKDKNITRVLIGKPLKSRFREFLKRSPTSKLMYDQSSFDIQLITPFLETDASASPEILKTDKKKFNFNNYLFSFLILIPVTIIVGILEKLFSIPSFEIIFIIAPIISAIFYGLGPAIFTSISSVLFYDYFFVEPRLSFTISRPEHLISLLIFLVVSSLVSQLINQSKNQHSALRMRLESLSLIEDLSKDLLNIPLHEEILKDFDKSISQPDNILKIIKTSIQEELSRIVIKYISKVVQADCIMMLKDEKNNLRTLSKSSSNVVLDTKELGVADWTFNKNLIAGCGTDNLTEILWFFLPLSIPSGGTIGVVGFKYNYKDILLEQRNLINTISKLSSIAIANWI; encoded by the coding sequence ATGAAAGAAACTGCAGAACATCGAAGACCCGACCCGGATGCACTTTTAGCAGAAATAAAGCGTTCTGAAAATAAAAAAGGATCACTGAAGATATTTTTAGGTTACGCTCCTGGTGTAGGCAAAACTTATTCGATGCTCCTTGAAGCACATGCTCTGAAGAAAAGAGGTCTTGATACTGTAGTTGGATATGTTGAAACACATAAAAGAGAAGAAACAAATGCGTTGATTGAAGGTCTTGAAGTTCTGCCCCGAAGAATAATTCCTTACAGAGATATGGTTTTTGAAGAGATGGATGTTGATGCCATCATTAAAAGGAATCCGCAAACTGTTCTTATAGATGAATTAGCACATACAAATATTTCTGGCAGCCGTCATCCGAAACGATACTTGGATGTAAAAGAAATTCTTGAACACGGTATTGATGTTTTAACGACTGTTAATATCCAGCATTTCGAAAGTCAAAATGATGTTATTGAACAGGTAACAGGGATTAGAGTTCAAGAGACAATCCCGGATAGTATTCTGGATGAAGCCGATGAAATTAAATTAGTAGATGTTCCGCTGGAAGAATTGTTATTAAGACTGAAAGAGGGAAAGGTTTATTTACCGGAACAGGCAAAACGTGCAATCGAAAATTTCTTCCGGAAAGGAAACCTTAACGCTCTTAGAGAAATTACGCTTCGAAAAGTTGCTACAAAAATAGACAGCGAACTTCTTAATTATATTAAGACAAAATCGATTGACAAACCGTGGCATGTTGTAGATAAAATAATGGTCTGTGTCTCACCAAGTCCGTATTCAAAGCAAATAGTTAGACGCGCTTATAATATGGCGAATGATGCCGGAATAGAATGGTTTGCCGTATATGTATCGATTCCGAAATTCAAAGATCTTTCGCAAAAAGAACAGACGTATCTTTCGGATGCATTGAACCTTGCTGAAAATTTGGGCGGGAAAATATTTACACTTTCCGGTTCGGATATAGCCGATGAAATTATAAATTTTGCTAAAGATAAAAATATTACACGCGTTCTTATTGGTAAACCTCTTAAATCGCGTTTTCGTGAATTCTTAAAACGATCTCCAACATCAAAACTGATGTACGATCAGAGTTCTTTTGATATCCAGTTGATTACACCATTTTTAGAAACTGACGCCTCCGCCAGTCCGGAAATATTAAAAACAGACAAGAAGAAATTCAATTTCAATAATTATCTTTTTTCTTTTTTAATTCTAATTCCGGTTACCATAATTGTCGGCATCCTAGAAAAATTATTCTCAATTCCCTCTTTCGAAATTATATTTATAATTGCGCCTATAATCTCCGCGATCTTTTACGGTTTAGGACCGGCGATCTTTACTTCCATCTCGAGCGTTTTATTTTATGATTATTTTTTTGTTGAACCGCGGTTAAGTTTTACAATCAGCCGACCGGAACATTTAATAAGTCTATTAATTTTTCTTGTTGTCTCTTCATTGGTGAGCCAATTAATCAATCAATCGAAGAATCAACATTCAGCATTAAGAATGAGATTAGAGAGCTTGAGCTTGATTGAGGATTTGAGCAAAGACCTTCTGAACATTCCTTTGCATGAAGAAATTCTTAAAGATTTTGATAAGTCGATCAGTCAGCCGGATAATATTTTAAAGATTATCAAAACATCAATCCAGGAAGAGCTTTCTCGAATCGTTATCAAATATATCAGTAAAGTTGTACAAGCCGATTGCATCATGATGCTGAAAGATGAAAAAAATAATCTTCGTACTTTATCAAAGAGCTCTTCTAATGTAGTACTGGATACGAAAGAATTAGGAGTTGCAGATTGGACATTTAATAAAAATTTAATTGCCGGCTGCGGAACAGATAATTTAACAGAGATTCTTTGGTTCTTTCTTCCTCTCTCTATTCCTTCCGGTGGAACTATAGGAGTTGTTGGATTTAAATATAATTATAAAGACATTTTATTAGAGCAAAGAAATCTGATAAATACAATATCTAAACTTTCGTCTATTGCGATTGCAAATTGGATTTAA
- a CDS encoding sensor histidine kinase KdpD, whose product MNTNEENRPDPLKLFDSNQQEDAEEKKGKLKIFFGMCAGVGKTYSLLEAALKAKKDKIDVVIGYVEPHNRTETANLLVGLESLSLKEIEYRETIFKEMDLDAILTRKPKLVLVDELAHSNIPGSRHVKRFQDVLEILNNGIDVYTTLNVQHLESRAETVFQITGAQIRETVPDSIFANADEIELVDITPDELLQRLSEGKIYTPEQSQQAIENFFRKGNLTALREMALRLTAERVDYQLRDYKTEKNITSAWKSGQRLMVAISPSPYSAKLIRWTRRLAYTMEASWLAVYVETDQKVSEENKEALKKNFELAKELGAEIIITNDIDIVHALIRIASENNVTQIIVGKSRESGRSKVGERLLKESGEIDIYIVGGERTDSRKIIGSLISKFQSGKYQYLISSLIISTMILICFSLLDQIGYQTVSLILLLVISLMPLLNLGRGPMILAALIGALSWDYYFIPPQFTLHIGRVEDVLMLFVFFIVATISGVLTSKLKAQQKLVTIREKRTNALYNLLKELATGKSLNDLIEISIKNIKKVFDADVAVIFPVNEKKLSPQPHSASTFQFADLEWHIANWSFFGGQKAGKFTNTLPTSDAQFIPLIGAKSKIGVIGLKFRNDEPLHFEQETLLEAFVNQITINFERELLNELAKKSLVFSESEKLYKTLFNSISHELKTPITTIIGGISSFADDSISENKEMRKNLSKEINIAAERLNRLVENLLDMTRLESGQMKLRMDWHEIPDLIESVLKRLNNELINHTVKTEIQENIPLLKFDFGLLEQALINVIHNSLIYTPENSTIQIRVKEEKNNCVIEISDDGPGFAEETLNKLFEKFYRIPGTKTGGTGLGLSIAKGFIEAHTGSISAKNRKDGGAVFIINIPIQK is encoded by the coding sequence ATGAACACAAATGAAGAAAATCGCCCGGATCCATTGAAACTGTTTGACTCAAATCAACAAGAAGACGCTGAAGAGAAAAAAGGAAAGCTTAAGATTTTCTTTGGTATGTGTGCCGGTGTTGGGAAAACCTATTCATTGCTAGAAGCCGCGCTTAAAGCTAAAAAAGATAAAATTGATGTAGTAATCGGTTATGTTGAACCTCACAACCGTACCGAGACAGCAAACTTATTAGTAGGATTGGAATCTCTATCTTTAAAAGAAATTGAATATAGAGAAACAATATTCAAGGAAATGGATCTCGATGCAATTCTAACTCGCAAACCGAAGTTGGTATTGGTCGATGAACTTGCGCACTCAAATATTCCGGGATCAAGACATGTTAAACGATTCCAGGATGTTTTGGAAATTCTGAATAATGGCATTGATGTTTACACAACGTTAAATGTTCAACATCTTGAAAGCCGTGCTGAAACAGTTTTCCAAATTACCGGCGCTCAGATTAGAGAGACAGTTCCGGATTCAATATTTGCCAATGCCGATGAAATTGAATTGGTTGATATTACACCCGATGAACTTCTGCAAAGATTGAGTGAAGGAAAAATTTACACTCCAGAGCAATCACAGCAAGCAATCGAGAATTTCTTCCGCAAAGGTAATTTAACCGCACTTCGTGAAATGGCTCTCCGGCTAACTGCTGAGCGAGTAGATTACCAATTGCGCGATTATAAAACCGAAAAGAATATAACAAGTGCCTGGAAGTCTGGACAAAGATTAATGGTTGCAATAAGTCCCAGTCCTTATTCTGCAAAATTAATACGATGGACACGCCGGCTGGCATATACTATGGAAGCATCATGGTTAGCAGTTTATGTGGAGACAGATCAAAAAGTATCTGAAGAAAACAAGGAAGCTTTAAAAAAGAATTTTGAATTGGCTAAAGAATTAGGAGCTGAAATTATTATAACTAATGATATAGATATTGTTCATGCTTTAATTCGCATCGCTTCTGAAAATAATGTTACGCAGATAATTGTCGGTAAATCTAGAGAATCCGGTAGATCGAAAGTGGGCGAAAGACTTTTAAAAGAGAGCGGAGAGATTGATATTTATATTGTTGGAGGTGAAAGGACAGATTCCAGAAAAATAATAGGTAGCCTGATTTCAAAATTTCAATCGGGCAAATATCAGTATCTAATTTCTTCTTTAATAATTAGCACTATGATATTAATTTGTTTTTCATTGTTGGATCAAATCGGTTATCAAACTGTTTCATTAATACTACTTTTAGTTATTTCATTAATGCCGCTACTAAATCTTGGCAGGGGTCCAATGATTCTTGCCGCGTTAATCGGTGCTCTTAGCTGGGATTACTATTTTATTCCGCCGCAATTCACGCTTCATATAGGCAGAGTTGAAGATGTGTTAATGTTATTTGTCTTTTTTATTGTAGCAACAATTTCTGGTGTTCTTACTTCAAAATTGAAAGCTCAACAAAAATTGGTAACAATTCGAGAAAAACGTACAAATGCACTTTACAATCTTCTTAAAGAATTGGCTACAGGAAAAAGCCTTAACGATCTGATTGAAATCAGCATAAAAAATATTAAAAAAGTTTTTGATGCAGATGTCGCAGTAATATTTCCGGTTAATGAAAAAAAACTTTCTCCGCAGCCACATTCCGCAAGTACATTTCAATTTGCAGATTTGGAATGGCATATCGCCAATTGGAGTTTTTTTGGCGGGCAGAAAGCAGGAAAATTCACCAACACTCTTCCCACTTCTGATGCTCAATTTATTCCATTAATTGGAGCAAAAAGTAAGATCGGAGTGATTGGACTAAAATTCAGAAATGATGAACCTTTACATTTTGAACAAGAAACTCTTCTTGAAGCGTTTGTAAATCAAATTACAATTAATTTTGAAAGAGAACTTCTAAATGAATTGGCAAAAAAATCTTTGGTTTTCTCGGAATCGGAAAAATTATATAAGACATTATTCAATTCAATTTCTCATGAATTAAAAACTCCCATCACAACAATTATCGGCGGCATCAGTTCGTTCGCAGATGATTCGATCTCCGAAAATAAAGAGATGAGAAAAAATTTGAGTAAAGAAATTAATATTGCCGCCGAACGATTGAACCGGCTTGTTGAGAATTTGCTTGATATGACGCGTTTGGAATCCGGACAAATGAAATTAAGAATGGACTGGCATGAAATTCCGGATTTGATTGAAAGTGTCTTAAAAAGATTAAATAATGAATTAATTAATCATACTGTAAAAACAGAGATACAGGAAAACATTCCTCTTCTCAAATTCGATTTCGGATTACTTGAACAAGCATTGATAAATGTTATTCATAATTCGTTAATTTACACTCCGGAAAATAGTACTATTCAAATTAGAGTAAAGGAAGAAAAAAATAATTGTGTAATTGAAATTTCTGATGACGGGCCGGGTTTTGCTGAGGAAACACTTAATAAATTATTTGAAAAATTTTATAGAATACCCGGAACCAAAACCGGCGGAACCGGACTTGGATTGTCGATTGCTAAAGGATTTATTGAAGCACACACCGGAAGCATTTCGGCAAAAAATAGAAAAGATGGTGGTGCTGTTTTTATTATAAATATTCCGATTCAAAAATAA
- a CDS encoding response regulator: MSVKPVILIIDDESQIRKILRITLESDDYKVIEAENGKDGIIQAATAHPNLIILDLGLPDQDGFSVLQEIRMWSSLPVMILSVRNSEEDIVRALDLGADDYLTKPFYTAELLARIRASLRRASQIQESSTFVNGSLKIDLVSRTVIKSDEEIKLTATEYSLLILLVKNLGKVLTHQLILKEVWGQSYVEQSQSLRVFVGQLRKKIEDDPAHPKMIVTESGIGYRMINIK, translated from the coding sequence ATGAGTGTAAAACCGGTAATACTGATTATTGATGACGAATCTCAGATAAGAAAAATCTTGAGAATCACTCTTGAATCTGACGACTATAAAGTCATTGAAGCCGAAAACGGTAAAGACGGAATTATACAAGCGGCAACTGCGCACCCTAATCTTATAATTCTGGATTTAGGTTTACCAGACCAGGATGGGTTTTCTGTCCTTCAGGAAATTAGAATGTGGAGCTCGTTGCCAGTGATGATTTTATCTGTTAGAAACTCAGAAGAAGATATAGTAAGAGCCCTCGATTTAGGAGCTGATGATTATCTGACCAAACCATTCTATACGGCAGAATTACTCGCCCGGATAAGAGCTAGTTTAAGAAGAGCTAGCCAGATTCAAGAGAGCAGTACATTTGTTAACGGCTCTCTAAAAATTGATCTTGTCTCAAGAACTGTTATAAAAAGTGACGAAGAAATTAAATTGACTGCGACTGAATATTCATTACTAATACTTTTGGTGAAAAATTTAGGAAAGGTATTAACACATCAGTTGATATTGAAAGAAGTATGGGGTCAAAGCTATGTTGAGCAATCTCAGTCATTACGTGTATTCGTGGGACAGTTAAGAAAAAAAATTGAAGATGATCCGGCTCATCCCAAAATGATCGTTACTGAATCCGGAATCGGTTATCGAATGATAAATATCAAGTAA
- a CDS encoding uracil-DNA glycosylase, with product MNSDDKKLLIEAIKDQRDLFGDFLLEDVNKPMEEALSKRTIANEVTVKSEISLVENLFVEDFQKAESLTDLNNQICNCQKCALGKTRTKFVFGVGNPNADAMLIGEAPGRDEDLQGEPFVGRAGKLLNDILKAVKFAREDVYIANILKCRPPNNRDPLPGEMETCIPYLHKQIDLIKPKIILCLGRVAANGLLDKKLSLGQLRESIYDFNGIKVMATYHPAALLRNPNWKRGCWEDVQKFRKLYDELTAN from the coding sequence TTGAATTCAGACGATAAAAAATTATTAATCGAGGCAATTAAAGATCAGCGGGATCTGTTCGGTGATTTTTTGCTTGAAGACGTGAATAAACCTATGGAGGAAGCTTTGAGCAAAAGAACCATAGCAAATGAAGTAACAGTAAAAAGTGAAATCTCTTTAGTCGAAAATTTATTTGTAGAAGATTTTCAAAAAGCGGAATCATTAACTGACCTTAATAATCAAATCTGCAATTGCCAGAAATGCGCTCTAGGAAAAACAAGAACTAAATTTGTTTTCGGTGTCGGCAATCCCAATGCAGATGCAATGTTAATCGGAGAAGCCCCGGGACGCGACGAGGATTTGCAAGGGGAGCCATTTGTCGGACGTGCCGGCAAACTTCTTAACGACATTCTCAAAGCTGTTAAATTTGCGCGAGAAGATGTTTACATTGCAAATATTTTAAAATGCAGACCACCGAATAACCGTGATCCTCTGCCCGGCGAGATGGAAACATGTATTCCTTATCTTCACAAACAGATTGATCTCATTAAACCAAAAATTATTTTGTGTTTGGGAAGAGTTGCAGCAAACGGACTGCTCGATAAAAAATTATCGCTCGGTCAGCTTCGAGAAAGTATATACGATTTTAACGGTATAAAAGTAATGGCAACATATCATCCTGCTGCTTTGCTGCGTAATCCAAATTGGAAGCGCGGCTGCTGGGAAGATGTTCAAAAATTCAGAAAACTTTATGATGAATTAACGGCAAACTGA